DNA from Tachypleus tridentatus isolate NWPU-2018 chromosome 8, ASM421037v1, whole genome shotgun sequence:
GGTCATCACTTTTATCCTTCATGCCATTGGGATGAGAACATAAGCAATCCTTTTAGTTTTGAACCAGGGATTGTACACATCTACTTCCTGGTTTCCTAGTcagaattattcttttatttcaagGGGTTAAAATCAGGTCACTACTACAATTTAGGTTCCCCTATTGCCACCTCATCCACAGTTCTATTCTTTTTGAAAATGCCTTGCTTCAAGGATGGGGTATGTTTACCAACAGACCGGAATTTCAGAGTCTGCATGGATGATGAATATTCCTTATGCAATGTTTTCACCATTCTTTCTCTTTGACTAGCAAGGTCTCGTGGTTTGGACTTCTTAAGTTATAAATTGTCGGGCTTTACAATGACTATTTGGTTGTGGTGTCTTATGTTTCTTATCGAAGAAGCATGTGGTCTAGTACTTCTCATTTTTGAAATTTGAGTCTCCTTTCTTGGGACTAGCCTTATTGCTCCTCTAGCTTGCTGTGTTCCATGTGTGATGTCTACCCACCAATTAGAATTGCAAAATGAGAAGCAACTCATCTGAACCTTGTCATGCAACATCTATTCTGTAAGGAGAATCTGTCTGGATTACCTCCCATTTTGCAATTCTAGTTGGTGGGTTAACCTCTCATTGGATCACCCAACTACTGGCAATTTGGCTCTAGTACCTCATTTTTGGGGATTGATAGTTGATGCTTTCTGTTGatgcactattttaaacatgttctgtcccaaggtttgtccataacgttagatggcgttattggtgatggtgacactattcaccttggaaatgtttttagttttttaaaggccataaATCTTTTAAATGccatataaatttttaatttattacattaaatcttttttactgtgattcccttttaagaatcacagtccatatAATTTgaattgaaattagaaaatgactgtaacatcaaataactcaaaactagAACTGGAAAAGCAAACTTTAGGTggctaatgctgctgtttgaactacccattagtcatcctggtgaattattattaaaattttgctacaagtcttttaaaacttttattgctttactttttgaaaatagtcataatgttaaataacatggAACCAGGACTGTAAAGGTGAACTTCAGGTGagtgacagtggtttttgtacttacctgttagtcatcctggcaagttattatgattatgctacagaaagtcctttacaatttgaattactgtagtttttcttttaatgttgtagactatatgtaaacattggttttaatgctatttatgttttttgtaacCTTGTTTTGTtctaccttaatttccttttatgaattttactaaatttactttaattttaactttttactggatgtttggtgcaaatAACctagtcataaaacactaaatcaaccaaccaacctttgCAGCTCAGTTGAATTACTTGCTGGAGGTCATTATGTGAACTGGTATGTAGATCTCATCAATATCTTTGTCTCACATTATTTGCTTGTTATGGCAGTCCTTATATTTGAGGAGTTTTGCATACTTCCTGTAGCTATCTTAACTATTTCTGCTAGATTATCCAGAGgagtgaatatatttatttttaaatttaagtatctAGAGCCTTGTTTTCACAAGATATCACTTTGTGGTGAGTTTTGCCCAGACTAGTGCAGAATTGCTTTTATCAAACCAATCCTACACTGGCAACCACTGTTTCAATATAGTTACTACTGGTTATGACTGAatgaagaaatgaaacattcCATAAGATTAACTAGGAATATAAGGAACTTGGTTTACCTATTGCACTCTTTCCAGAGTACTGCTTTATAGGACTCCCTAATATCCATTACGCTCCAGATTTTACTAGGGAACCCTCACCACAAATGGATTCCATTCACTGGGGTGGTGAACAGAGGCTTTTACTCCAGAGTGTTTAATTCCTCCATtcttggagaagagggcaaagtttGGAGGCCACCTGCCTGGATCCCTGGGTGTTTTTTTCCCAAATGTCAGTGGTAGCAGCACTAGTCTACTTGTAATATCAGTTCATATTTTACACTTAGCTACCCAGTTGGGTTCTGCATGGCCCTTCTTTTTGATCAATATCTGTTAAGAATATTGTTCAGGGAAGGAGGTCCATTATACCCTTGTAATTCTGAATGAGGAGTGGTCACATCCTGGATTCTTAGTTGAGCACAGTTGTTCCATATCCTTCTCATAATTCTGGGAACAAGTAGAAAGTTTCTTGCCCATTCAGTTGTGGATAGAGGATGAATGTTCATGATTCCAGACTagatgagttctgttcctttggttgagtaAGGCATGCATGATCCTGTCAAATAATACCTATAAGTGTCAGTGGAGataagtattactggaaatacattatcagtttagtaaaatgttatttctaGTTTCTTTATTACAGTTCTATCACTTTATACTTCTAAAGTATGGATAAAATAATATCATTCTGTAAATAATAGTTTTCCACTTCATATATTTGTACACATGCTTGAAGTATTTGTctatttatacaatattgttttttccttttttaattccAGATGCTTAGCTCATCGTTGGCAGCAAGGTGGAAATGCAGCCAACAACTGCACAGTTCTCAAGCAGCTTGGAATTTCCTGTGAATACTTAGGAACAATGAGTACAGATTATGGTGGATTGTAAGTTGCTATAGAGAAAAATAGTGCTTTTTatgcatttttactttattaaaaaaaagaattaatgtaCTAACATTTTGTTGTCTTTTGTTTGATCAACCTTCTATTAACATTCATATTATTGTGCAGTGTTTTCATTGAGGTGTAGGAACTGAACTTGTTAATCTTTAACAGAAAaagatgtaagtttataaaatagtttgtttacataaatgtataatattatctAACTGAAACAGTCATAACCAATTTTTATGTACTTAATGGTATTCAAGTTGTATCACAGTAAGAAAGATCACTCTCTAAAACACCATCACATAGTTCTTTTCAGACATAACTGTGTGTGAATTTCTGCTTCAAATAAGTACAAGAGCAATGAAAATGCAGGGAAGTTAGTTTGATGAAGGGTAATGTTGTGTACTTTtctattataattttcataattgACTGCAAGATGTTTTATCTGACATTGTCTTTTGTACAGATTTCTcaagaaatgttttattgacaACCACATAGAGATCAAGAACTGTGTTTACTATGAAGAAAGAGTGCCCGATGTCATGCGTGTTGATTAATGCCCAGAATGGATCACGTACCATATTGCACTCAAATAAgttagttaataattttaatgacttttgttacccaaaattctttttttttttttttagactaCAGGACattgtaaaaataacacattCAATAGCTAGTTCTTTCAACTACTAGTAACATAATAAGTGATCCATTTTTGTCTTCcagtttgtaaagaaaaattacaattcaGTTTGTATACCTGTAAACCATTTCTTATTGAGACTTGTGCATTAAACTGTAGTTCACTGCTCTATCTTAGTTATGAAATCTAGGACAGAATTTATAACATAGTTTTGATGAGACTATtgtttttatctataattttgatataactttCACAGAAGTATCACTTGTGACCAACAAGGTCATAGAACAGTTCTACAGTTGGTTACACATAGTAGTGGGTTTTCTAAGGTAACTAAATGAACTGTAAATAAACCTCTTGTTGTATGCTTAATTAGTACAATACTTTTGAagtgttttagttatttaataagtaattcaatttttttcttacaattaCAACTGAATTGAACACTGAAATTTATTAGTCTTTAAATTTATATGCTAccaaatattatcaaaatgtataccTTAGATCCAGCTCTCCAAATAtctcaaataattaattaatatgatatacAGAATAGATCtccaacaaaaacataaataaatatggatatcaattattttattttgataaaactgaAGAATTGCATGCACTTGCTTATTTGTTGAGTATCTGTTGCTGTTTGTATAAGATTATTATACTCCATGAATGCAAATTGTAGGTGTATCAGTTTTTTATAGGTGATActtctatttattttgtatattgcatgttatatatatatatatatatatatgtgtgtgtctgtacttatttattataacaaatgttatttaagtgCAACAACGCTTTATAAAGAGTGGTGCTCATTTggaaaatgttgaaaatgttctGGTCCAATACATTGAATTATAAGCACACATTTTTATGCATCCCTTTGAATGTTATGCACATTCGTGTTCATATGTAATacacttatgtgtgtgtgtgttttttattgattttaagttTCATGTGTAACCAAAAAAACCAAATTGTGTTCACAAACATTCCAGTGGCTTCTGTGATtttcctaaatatatttttaaaaaatctgataaaACAGAAGGAAATTAAATGGATAATATAATAATCTTGACATTATGAAAGTGTGTGTGTTGTGTATCCAGTGTTCTTTGAatatgatcttttttttttgtctttgcagAGAGACAGACCATttttctattctttgtttttccaaacattttttcAGTCAACCTCTACTCTTTCATTTTTTGGTGGATTGGCTTGAAACTTAGGGTTATACACCAAAACAcctttttctgatttttttttttattcaggccTTTGTTAGGAATTTTTGGATCAAAGGGCAAACAGctgaaaaaatgtaaattttgaattTCTGTGCAGTTGTATTTACAGTAATCAAGATGAAATttggcacaaatataaattttcatgtgCCCTACACATTTACGAACATTTACGAATTTACTCATTTTGAATCTGTTAAGGGAGGTCAGAGCTCACCAAAGAACATAATATTGGGGTTTTTGATCAATTGGCTGcattttgaccaatttacatggGATTTAGtacaaagatagaaataaaaatattgtactttCCCATTTTAAGTAATTATAGGTGGCTCAAGATAccacaaaaaacataattttaaacaattactcTACTATATTTCAGCCAATTTAATAagattttgtgcaaagttactttTTCATAATTCCCATATACATATCTACAAAAATGTGACATATGGGGAAGGGTGTCAAAAGGTTATATAAACCTTTAATATTAGGGATTAGGCAATTATTTAGTCATGTTTTCacaaatttacattaaatttggtacaaagatattCTTGGTAGTtccaaatacatatataaacagtTCTGCAGTTTTTATCTTTTGCTCAATTTTTCAATGAGGAAAGCACAGTTTGGGGTTTTTATGGATATCAACCAACttacatgggatttggtacaaagatatcTTCTTGCAGGTCATAAACAGTGACACAGACCAGGGGTGGGcagtttatttttcatagtggccacaactgtgactaatgaaaacaacattggtCACACTATTCAAAACCAAATTTGAAATATGGtagtttattcaaaataattgcatttcaactaaccttcagtGTGAAAATTGATGAGGATTTTTATGAACAAGTTTCGTAAAATTTAGCTTAAAGTATATACTCAGTGAACATCTCAGCTTTGCCTCTAAATTTGTCAGTAAGCTGaaatctgtatctagacttgagaaaatctagtgtcgaaaatgttgactcacacacctatgtggatccaaacatggaaaataattttgaaattgctatctttaaatttggaagactttcATTTATCAGGAtatgagccacatctctctggtagaacatttttgtttaccttttatatgttctacactttgcagggtaagcatctcatcttcaaatccacacttatccaaagacaaaaaagatgtaacaaccttactgaaatttcctaagtcaaattgaaagggatcatgcaaaaattcaaatatcaatttcagaattttaaatttGGAGAAACCTGATTTAAAATTTGACTTAGGTTTttatccagtttacatagagattaTCTTTAGTATCAGAGAAATCGTAGTTGTTATTATTTTCCAGACAACTTATTcgactttgcaaaatgtgtcaaatcatttttttataattgttccacaaggaggtttagcttaaattgaaattcatgaatagactgtgattgctcgcctattattttacctcttccctgaagcttcatATTCAAATTATACAAGTGAGCAATCATGTTGCAAAggaagtgcaaatcacactgccatgacaaagtttcaatcttacctttttcaacaagatactgttttatttgaggaaataaggaagtaaattgTTCCAAGACTTTTCAtttacttaaccatcttacatttgcaaaaccagtaagatcatcaaaagtacagtcactgcttttcttcaaagactcaacaaactgtcaataggtgagagagcttccacttctaatataattcacaatttttacaacagtgTACATCAAATTTtttaattcatcacttttagacatctgagcacataaatattcctgatgcaaaatacaatggaaagatgaaagcgtggacttcacattattttcagttaaatgctgcttcaaaagagaaacaaatcctaatttcgtcCAGTTGTGACAGGAGCGCCAcatgtgacagaaaccagtttttaaaatccagattgaatttttttcacaattcaagaaatttttcaaagatgtttctTTCCACATGTttgatctcgtaatccacaaaggccaagcatttctccCCTCACTTGAATCTCTGAAGTTACATAACAAACCCAAAATGtgaactgtgcagtgtcactaacatctgttgactcatctaatGCTAAAGAAAAATGCAAACAGTCTTTTAATTGTTCAAGCATCTGATTTTCTATGCCCCTttctaactctagcattctgtggacagttgttcttcgacttaattgcaaattatttacctttcgaagaatatcttttatttttgaataataattctccaacagaatttcaatgaccacaatcaacaTTCCTTTTACTtattcagcatcagaaaatgatttctttttttttgagctagaatccaagctactttatatcTAGCTAACTTAACTAGTTCTATTGATGATgaaaatctttttaggcctcccttttgttcatgaaattGTGCTTTCAGgtggctaatttcattcatacgaatTTTGCTATCGACTGGAAAATTTACATCaaatttgttgtaaaaattgttaaagtgttgcttgaggttatataatttattattcataaaaactttgttacacaaaagacatacaggtttattatttacttcaatcactGTAAATTTCAACTCCCAATGTTCATAaaattcttgtttcatgttttaacagTCATGCACCATTCTATTTTCaacagtaatgccagaatcaattaaattgacTTTATTCCTAAAATTCCTAAACTAGAACTGGCCACAGTTGTGCTATCCACTGGTTACATGTGGccagtggccatggagttgcccacccctgACGTAGGcagttcttaattttttttttttttatgattttgctGATGTCAAACTTGGCCAAGTTGGGTTGCATATTAGGTTATGTTGCATTTCTCCCGCAAATGTTTGCTTCTTTAATTATATTGGGTTGTCTTTGGCCTGTTAATTTCAACAGTACTTTTGACAGTTTACATTATGCTTTATTATGTGCATGATAAAGTGAAGACTATTCATGCCTTAATGTAAATCATAAAGGTAATATGTTCTATGACCATAACTTTGtcagaaaatattgttttgtgcTTGCCTGATTTTAAGCCTATGTTCAAAAGTAATATGTGATGTATAGTAACACTGCAAGATGTGTAACGATGGTAATAGTTATCTGTTGTGTTTCATGTAATCTATAACTTTTAAAGCAAGTCTAATTTCAATAAAAAGTTTATATTGATATAACTTAAATCTGTAAATGTGATTTTTTAGAATAGGTTTTTAGTGTAAatcaacattatattttaataaagaataactAAAATGTTGGTTCTAGTCATGCAAATACAAATTTTGTCTCTTTATTTATTGGTAGTTTTACATGctattataatatgaaattaatttttaaactaaattatcatTCTAATATTCTGCACATCTTAAAAAGTGAGGATTGAGTTCTGCTTGTGGTGTTTTGCTATTACATTAAAGTTTAGATGTTTTTCGTAAAGGATAAGCATTCTAGGtttggaaaaataatatatgtattcttGTTACTCTTTAAGTTACACATTACAATTACAGAAGAAAGAAACTTAATACGCGAGTTTATGAAAGGCTGTTAGTAGGTACAGTTGACACCTTAGTGTTCAGAAATAATTACAGCTAAAATAATGCTTGTTTAGCTAATTTGTATTTTGAACAATTTTGAAATGCTTTAAACATTGTTATGCTAGCTCTAATAATTTTAAGATAACTAGAACTTTAAAATCTTTAATTATGAAAAAGCTTAGTTCATTTTGTAATTCTTCTCTGTTTTTAGTAATTGAAGATTgagataatataattaatttaaattacttttagatTTGCTTGGTATACAGTGGAGTTATTACACTGGGCTTGTCAATAATAATCTAATTATTTCCTTTGGGATATTCtagtatatttgaatattttattgaaaaaaatttaaaattatattcatcCTGTTGTATGGAAAATACATTTTAGTGAAGTTTAAGTAttgtgatttattgttattttctagagttattttttaacagtcttcttaatttaaaatacatgttgTTACTTGTCTGATTTGTAATACGTTAAAAGAGCTGTAGTATTTTATAGCATGTCTTTACATTCCGTGTTTGTTTGATACTATTAAGAACTCTTATTTTAAATTTGCCTTTTTTAcctaataattttacaatatataatcATGCTAGTTTTCAGTTGAAATATATTGCAatattatactttttgtttttataaaattgctgatttaaattaaaaagaaactaagaaaagaaataacaattactgctttttaaatgtgtgttgttaaaagttttaaattttatattactgctgttaaaagaaaaaagtttcagTTATAATTGTTTCAAGCAAATATGATGGACCTTAGGTGAATTCCTAGCAGACTATTTTGTATGCTGTACATAAAATTGAAAAGTCTGATTATTTTGTAAGGCTGATTTTATGAACTGTTTGGTTGTAACCACAGCTTATATTCAGCAAATAACtaattaaatgtttaagttttcAGTTTCTGAGAAAGAACATGATTTGAAAAttagtaataatgttattttaacagtTCTGTTGCAGTACTTCCTTTTATCCTCTAGTTTTTACTGTATAGTtataactgataaatataaacattaatactaGAATCAAgttctttaaaataatcaaatcatgttttgttattaatgaaagtatttttgataaattcAGTGAGACCTTTTTATTTCTAAggcaaatttatttttgaattacatGAGCAAGGTCTGAAAGAACGTTCAAGTTAAGTCAATCACTTTAGCTTGGCTTCACTTTACTTTTTAGTTACACATACAATAATTAACAAGTCTGAAACAACAGACTTACCTCTCtgaacaaattaattacacaggcctgtgtatttaaacttcataaaggttgttttggtttcaataacaaatttctataatttgtttgtgcaggtttcaaaattaatattaattttttatcacttaagtagtttttacaaattgggaagaCAAAACTTCTTTAGATAAAGTTATTTCATTCACTACagtgaatgttttttattattatgtttgttaacaaattgcagaaaagagaagaacattgatgtcaaatgaatgtaaatcttcattcatcctgatttttttgtgaaatctatGTGTTTTAGTTGCAAAACTACATATTGTGGTCTTTTATGTATTGCtttatgatgttttgtgaaaaatttgtGTTGATAGAGAAAAATTGATAGGATTTTTAGATTCAGAAGAAgaacatttaaacttttaaaatagtaaaaccaTCATAGGCCTGCTTTATTGATAGAACATCTGAAAATGAGATTTTATGTATGCAATTAGTCTTGATTTATCTCTCATTTAAGACATGTATTATAATGTGAAATGCGCTGTTGCCTGATGTAATACTCATTATATGACAATAGCCCTTCAATGGTAGGAATGTGATATTCTCTTTGCATAGTAGATACCCTGTAAGGACTTGTACTGTAATCAAGTTCTTTTTTATCCTTGGTACTGTCTTTatcaaatgtctttttttttttctagtttaacataattaatttcATGAGATTTGTGCTGCCTTTACACAATCTTGGATGCCAATAATTGATGTCTTTGCCAGTCCTCTCAAGACTAAATTCTCCCTCTTATGATCACTGATATTTCACACAGCAGCTCTGGCTGTGGACACCCTCAGTCACAATTGGTCTCATCCCTTTCTATATTAGTAACTTCCTCTGTTTTTTCCCATGTGTTGGTGTTAAGTTGCAACAGTTGTTGTTGGGTACAGTTGGTCACATCTCTAAATCTTGGTTTTCCTATCTTCATCTCAGTCACACTTACTTCAAcctcataaatttatttttcactctGAAATGTTGTCCTTTCAtcttggccctgcatggccaagtgtttaacgcactcaactcgtaatctgaggatcgtgggtccGAATCCTTggcacaccaaacgtgcttgtccTTTTAaccatgggtggtgatgactagctggcttccctctacttttacactgctaaattagggacagctagtgcagatagccctcgagtatctctGCATAAAAATCAAAAGAAACTAGACCCTTCATCTTTACACATGGGATGTTTTCTGTCTGTTGCTGGCTAGTTAGGTTTCTCTGACTGTATAGCCATTGTATTATCTCATTTGCATTGCCTTTCTCTCAATGAAAATGACATAAATTTCCTCACTGGCCACTTTGTACCTCCAAGCCATTCCATTTTATTATTGCCCACCTTTTTGCTTTCTTTACCTAGTTGTTTGACCAAAGATTGTTGGTTTTTATTCTTGCAGTCTATTGGGTAGTTTCATTGGCTGTTCTTTTACTTTTTGgctatgattttgttttttctactttgtaaACCAGTCTAATTCTTTACATCCTCCCTTTCTTGTCCAGTTTCTTTGCCTAAATTGAAACTTGATATGGTTGCACATGCTTTTATCCAGGCCCCATTTCAAATATTGGCATCGGTATTGACATGGGTAACTGTAAAAAGTCAgtgcaaattttacaaaattaagtttaaacttaaaaaaaaaacacatcttttCAAGGCAGTGCTGAGGATAAAATTGAGGTTAATTTTGAGTACAAGTGCCAAAAGGGATCTACTGTGTTAAGCATGTGTCACCCTTCTATTGGTAGAAGGCTATTGTCACATTTCATTGTACGTTAATGCAGTTCATGTCACATGGGAGATAACTCAAGGCTAATGACATAGACATAGTTTCAAAGGCAGATTTGCAAGGAATAGCTACTGAATGCAGAGAAATtagtattggaaatacattttcagataacaaaaatgttaatattttgaaagtgTCATAATAACAAATATCACAATATTAAATCAATTGGTTAGAAATTAAGATCCAATTACCTTCTTTGTTTTTTCATCATATTATCAGTAAAGCATTTTTGGAATGAGTTTATATTATAAGCCACTATTTTGTGGGTTATTTGTATCAGTTGTTTTACAAATTTAGGAATTTGATTAATAGCACTCTTAGTATTATGAGAAGGACAAACACAGttcaacaataatttaaaatgttgccATCCAATGAATATTAAAGATTCAAACATGTAATTTTCAGTTGAATATCATTCATTaatgttttaagtgttatttaatgaacataatccataaatttattaaaaaaattatcatatcCTAAGactctaaaattttaaaaataacctcTAGTTGTTCTGCTCCCCCTTCTCAAAATACATATAGTTGAACTTTTATCATCAAAAGTTTTGTGGGAAttagtttacatttttattgatttgCTTCTTATGGTAGAGCTCATGCATTTTAAGTTGTGGATGtattataaaagtggcagtcagTCTTTAAATCTGAATGATGGATGGTAGTGTGCTACTAACTAACTGTTTTCCTTCTgtttagtatttcaaaattaggtcAAGCAACATATAATTTTAGTACCTTTACCATAAATACAAAGTATGACACCATTTGCTATGGtattttattaactgtataagtgaataatttttatcTAGGCTTGTATCATCTTTCTGTATATTTCTTatatgttaactttatttttggttATGTGAGATCCAccactaattaattaaaatgatttttaaaaagtaCACACATTAAGAAGAACAGAAAAACGTTTTTAAGTACACTCTACTGTTATTATGTGATAGTTATAGCTAAAAATGCATGTGGTTAAGGTTTTGTAATGATTGTAGTAATACAGACTTGCAGTTAATCCTGGTTCACTGGAATTTATAATTTTGTCTTCAGTTTTtaagtcagttttgttttttagttacaCATGCATGTTGTTTGGCTTACCTTCATTGTTGTTTGCATTTGTTTTTGGATTGTCCTGAAACAGCAGTGTGAgagtgtaacaaaataaaatcttatCCATCAGTTTGTGTTGCTATAGAAGTTTGTTTTACAttcttatgtaaattattttttttgttgtaaTCCCAAGCACTTTCAATGTTATCATGTTTGGGCTTATTTTTGTAACAATCACCATTTGTCTGGTCTTCTTAGCAATCTACCTGAATTGAATtgtgaagaatttaaaaaaaaacaaaaacttaaaggAATATAACTGGATCCATTTTCaggtaaattacttttaatttttaccactacagtatatatatatatatttatcatttagaAAATTTATATGAAGATATGGTACAAGTGGCAAATATCCTGAAATACCTTTGTTCAATATCTTCTAGAATGATAAAAATTCTTAGAAATTAAATgatgataagtaaatattttaacatgcatatatttttaataaaatgcattATCAAATCATTTTCACAAAGTAAAATGGACAGGCAGAATAGTGGTTTAAAACTAAGGTTTAGTGGTTTCAAAATAAGGTGGagaagtttaaagaaagaaatgcatCAAAGTAGTTCTTAGAAAGGATGGTGATGGAGTGCAGGCATATATAATGAGATAAAAATGTGAATGATACATGGGAAGAGGTTGTCAAAATATATGTTAGACTTGGTGATCAAAGAGGGAAAATATTTCCAGAGTGGTGGAATGAGTAAGTGCAGActaatgtaaaaaagaaaaaatttaagaGGCGGCAGTGAACCAGTGAAATCTGGATTGATACGtagtattgaaaaaagaaatatataaggcTATATTACCAAACAGAAAACATGTGCAAAGCTTTATGAGAAATTTGAAGGGAAGAATAGAGGAAGAAGAAAATTATG
Protein-coding regions in this window:
- the LOC143223390 gene encoding ketohexokinase-like isoform X2; its protein translation is MALPVSVELQGKRILCVGLMCLDIIVVCKSYPEEDTDQRCLAHRWQQGGNAANNCTVLKQLGISCEYLGTMSTDYGGLFLKKCFIDNHIEIKNCVYYEERVPDVMRVD
- the LOC143223390 gene encoding ketohexokinase-like isoform X1 translates to MALPVSVELQGKRILCVGLMCLDIIVVCKSYPEEDTDQSSRCLAHRWQQGGNAANNCTVLKQLGISCEYLGTMSTDYGGLFLKKCFIDNHIEIKNCVYYEERVPDVMRVD
- the LOC143223390 gene encoding ketohexokinase-like isoform X3, with protein sequence MSDSYGITGLRRITGCLAHRWQQGGNAANNCTVLKQLGISCEYLGTMSTDYGGLFLKKCFIDNHIEIKNCVYYEERVPDVMRVD